The genomic segment GGCACTGACCGTAATGGTAACCCTCGTTTTCGTCCTGATGATAAGAAGTTTCTTTTTAACATTGATACGTTTTGGTATAACATAGACATTTTAAATTATAATGATGTTATGGAAAATGGTCTTTTACATGAGTTGGAAGATGGTCGTGATTTTTATTTAGACCATGGAGAAGCTAAGACAATCAGTGTTCCCTTGCCTAATTATGAAAATCCTTTAGTATTCGAAGTTCAGTTAGGTCAGAAACCTTTGTATCAGTTTTCATTACGAAATGAGGATATCGCTATATATTTTGCAAGACGTTATAGGGATGATGGTCAGTTTCCTGTTAAAGTTCAAATAAATCAATTTTTATTATGGGATAAAGGTTTGATTAATGCATATGCTGAAAGCCTTGGAGTATTAATGTCATTTGGTTTTGCCACTGGTAAGGCTAAAATGAATCGTATTGACTTTGCCGTACATAGTGATCAATGGAAATGGATATTAGATGATTTAAAGACATTTGAATATCCTCGAAATTTTAAAGATGATAATAAACCTGACTTTTTCCGTCTAGATCCATGCAGCGGAGAATTTGAAACTGTATATTTTGGGAATCGTACCCGTTTGCAATTACGTATTTATAACAAAACTAAAGAGATTATGAAAAAAGGAAAAATGTATTTTTTAGATTTATATAATAGTCTTGGTATGGATACGGAAAATATATGGAACGTCGAATTTGAAGTTAGACGTGATTTTCTTAAAGAGTGTGAAGATGAAGAAGGTTTAAAGATATTTGATGATTTAGAAGAAGTTTTTAATCGTGATGGATTGGACAAGCTTTGGACAATGTTAATGGAAAAATTTTATCATGATAGTGCTTTTTGGACTCAATTGAGTAAAGGGGCTAAAGGTAAATTTGCTCGTACTACTGGTTATTTAATTCGTACAAAAGATGTAGATTCTAATTTTGATAGAGAAGTTGCTCAAATACGTGGACGCTTAATGACAGCTGTTATTAATGAGGAACATTGTGATATAGAGACGGCGGTTAAAAAGTTTTTAATTAAGAATCGACAGTATGAAGAGAAAAAAGGTAAGTCTTTTGTTGAAGATGTAGAGAAAAAGAAAATGCTATTGCATGATTATGAAATAAATAAAACCATAAAAAAAGAAACCCTTGATTAACAAAACAAAGGTTTCGGGTAAATATTCTATTGACTAGATAGAATATTCTTTGCACCTCTAGGTGACTAGTCAAGAGGGCTTATAAGACTAAATTGATTGATTGTACTTGTATTATACAAATTTTATATATAAACGTCTATGATTAAAGTCGGATTTGTATCCGGCTTTTTTATTTTTTGATTTGATAAAAATCTGATTTAAGTCTGAAAATATTCTGATGTTTGTCAGAAATGAATATGATATAATTTGAATATGGACTAGAAGGGAGTTAGATTGATTGTGAAAGTTATTGATGTCATTGGATTGATTAATGGTATAAGGACTATGCCTGATGTTGCGAGGGAATTAGGATTAAGTAAAGATACTTTGCGTAGGCGTTTGAATTCGGTACATTATGAATATGATAATTCTTTAAAAAAGACCATTTATAAAGGAGAAGAATCAGAAAAAAATAAGATAGATGATATGCTAATTTCTGATTTAATTCAGAAAAAGGACAGAAATGGTAAGAAGATTGTCAGAAAAGATTCAGAAAAAAATCAGGTAAAAGATAAAATTGATAAGAAAAAAATCAGAAAAGAATATGATGAAAATCATAAAGAAAAAGATGTAGTTAATATAATTGGAGAAAAATCAGAAGAAAATCAGAATGACTTTACTGAATCTGAGATTTTGGCTTTAAAGGAATTAGTGAATACAGTGAAGAGTGATGAAATTAAGTTATTTTTAGAATTAGCTTCACTTCCTGAATCAAATGAGGTTAAGAAAAGTTCTATTGTTATTAGTAAAGATATTCATGATCAGTTTGAAAAATTTGCGAAAAAATTTAGTAGTAAAAGGATTTCTAAGTTTTCGTTAATAGAATTGGCTTTATATGAATTTATGTATAAATATAATTGAGAGCAATAGCTCTCTTTTTTTTATGTTCAATATTGTCTATAGTTAAAAGAAAAACTCTGTTGATTTTTATCGAACAGAGGAAGTGTTGAATTTGGGTCGCAAAAGAAAGCCTGATTATTTAAAGAAGGGTAATTTAATATTAAGGCTACCGAATCCAGTGATTTGGGAATTAGAAAAGCAGGGGAATGCTTCAAGAGAAGCTGAAAGAATGATTTTAGAATTGGTTAAAGTAGATTTGAAAAAGTATGAATTGGAAGATGAAAGTAAAATTAATAAATAAAATGTAATATTTTTCTTTACAACTGGGAGTTTTTTTTTTACAATAAAGACCGAACGAAAATTTGGCTATCATCGAATTTATGTTCGCATATTTTTATGCCTATCGTTCGTAAAATTTTAATATATGGAGGTATTGTTATGCCGAAAGTTTTAATTGAAGGCGTTTATATGGACGCTGGCATT from the Bacillus paramycoides genome contains:
- a CDS encoding replication initiation protein gives rise to the protein MPSCYTKKKGTDRNGNPRFRPDDKKFLFNIDTFWYNIDILNYNDVMENGLLHELEDGRDFYLDHGEAKTISVPLPNYENPLVFEVQLGQKPLYQFSLRNEDIAIYFARRYRDDGQFPVKVQINQFLLWDKGLINAYAESLGVLMSFGFATGKAKMNRIDFAVHSDQWKWILDDLKTFEYPRNFKDDNKPDFFRLDPCSGEFETVYFGNRTRLQLRIYNKTKEIMKKGKMYFLDLYNSLGMDTENIWNVEFEVRRDFLKECEDEEGLKIFDDLEEVFNRDGLDKLWTMLMEKFYHDSAFWTQLSKGAKGKFARTTGYLIRTKDVDSNFDREVAQIRGRLMTAVINEEHCDIETAVKKFLIKNRQYEEKKGKSFVEDVEKKKMLLHDYEINKTIKKETLD